A region from the Lolium perenne isolate Kyuss_39 chromosome 4, Kyuss_2.0, whole genome shotgun sequence genome encodes:
- the LOC127293802 gene encoding uncharacterized protein isoform X3 — protein sequence MALRGAASRSFLAAVRARTAAAAPRLRPVPAPAPAPRRIPTVGPSSSAPFATARPLAALMGSLPAVAARLTGYSASSARACCELSQGV from the exons ATGGCGCTGCGCGGTGCAGCCTCCCGCTCCTTCCTCGCCGCGGTCCGCGcccgcaccgccgccgccgccccgcgcCTCCGCCCCGTACCCGCGCCCGCGCCCGCTCCCCGACGCATCCCTACCGTCgggccctcctcctccgcccctttcgccaccgcaag GCCATTGGCGGCGCTGATGGGGTCGCTGCCGGCGGTGGCTGCAAGGCTGACGGGGTACTCCGCGTccagcgcgcgggcctgctgtgaGCTCTCCCAGG
- the LOC127293802 gene encoding uncharacterized protein isoform X2, protein MALRGAASRSFLAAVRARTAAAAPRLRPVPAPAPAPRRIPTVGPSSSAPFATARPLAALMGSLPAVAARLTGYSASSARACCELSQGN, encoded by the exons ATGGCGCTGCGCGGTGCAGCCTCCCGCTCCTTCCTCGCCGCGGTCCGCGcccgcaccgccgccgccgccccgcgcCTCCGCCCCGTACCCGCGCCCGCGCCCGCTCCCCGACGCATCCCTACCGTCgggccctcctcctccgcccctttcgccaccgcaag GCCATTGGCGGCGCTGATGGGGTCGCTGCCGGCGGTGGCTGCAAGGCTGACGGGGTACTCCGCGTccagcgcgcgggcctgctgtgaGCTCTCCCAGG
- the LOC127293802 gene encoding uncharacterized protein isoform X1, producing MALRGAASRSFLAAVRARTAAAAPRLRPVPAPAPAPRRIPTVGPSSSAPFATARPLAALMGSLPAVAARLTGYSASSARACCELSQGTFCRTCQDR from the exons ATGGCGCTGCGCGGTGCAGCCTCCCGCTCCTTCCTCGCCGCGGTCCGCGcccgcaccgccgccgccgccccgcgcCTCCGCCCCGTACCCGCGCCCGCGCCCGCTCCCCGACGCATCCCTACCGTCgggccctcctcctccgcccctttcgccaccgcaag GCCATTGGCGGCGCTGATGGGGTCGCTGCCGGCGGTGGCTGCAAGGCTGACGGGGTACTCCGCGTccagcgcgcgggcctgctgtgaGCTCTCCCAGGGTACCTTCTGCCGCACTTGTCAGGATCGCTAA